The following coding sequences are from one Gossypium hirsutum isolate 1008001.06 chromosome A12, Gossypium_hirsutum_v2.1, whole genome shotgun sequence window:
- the LOC107927260 gene encoding L-ascorbate oxidase, producing the protein MVPVMFLLLIQLIALLNGYGVEARIRQYKWEVKNEFKSPDCYRKMVITINGRTPGPTIRTQQNDTIIVEVTNSLFTENTAIHWHGIRQIGTPWFDGSEGITQCPILPGTTFKYQFVVDRPGTYVYHAHYGMQRDSGLYGSIIVGLPDGESEPFAYDYDRNIILNDWYHNSTTEQAVGLSKVPFQWIGEPQSLLIHGRGRFNCSSLSVPSSDPGLCNTTNPDCSPFRLIVVPGKTYRLRVSSLTSLSALSFQIEGHNLTVVEADGHYVEPFVVQNLFIYSGETYSVLVKADQDPTTNYWITSNIVSRPAPNTPPGQGVLVYYPNHPRRSPPTIPPAAPVWNDSRPRMAQSQAIKARRGYIHIPPAVSDRVIVFLNTQNEINGRRRWSVNNVSFTHPHTPYLIALKHNLTQAFDQNPPPDGYDFLNYDIYERHPNANTTSSNGIYRLNFNSTVDIILQNANTMNPKNSETHPWHLHGHDFWVLGYGEGKFDMFNDPNKYNLVNPIMKNTVPVHPFGWTALRFKADNPGAWSFHCHIESHFFMGMGVVFAEGIEKVGKLPSSIMGCGQTQGL; encoded by the exons ATGGTTCCGGTCATGTTTCTGCTTTTAATACAACTTATAGCTTTGTTAAATGGTTATGGTGTTGAGGCAAGAATCCGCCAATATAAATGGGAAGTAAAGAACGAATTCAAGTCCCCTGATTGCTATAGGAAAATGGTAATAACCATCAATGGCCGAACTCCAGGTCCTACAATCAGGACTCAACAAAACGATACAATCATTGTTGAAGTTACAAACAGTTTATTTACAGAGAATACTGCAATTCACTGGCATGGGATCCGAcag ATTGGAACACCCTGGTTTGATGGGAGCGAAGGAATAACTCAGTGTCCAATTTTGCCTGGAACCACTTTCAAATACCAGTTTGTGGTCGACAGA CCGGGGACATACGTGTATCATGCACATTATGGAATGCAAAGAGATTCTGGGTTATATGGATCAATCATTGTGGGACTACCTGATGGGGAATCCGAACCTTTTGCATATGATTATGATAGGAACATCATCCTCAATGATTGGTACCATAACAGCACTACTGAACAAGCTGTTGGCTTGTCTAAAGTTCCTTTCCAATGGATTGGAGAGCCTCAG tCTCTTTTGATCCATGGGAGAGGAAGGTTCAACTGTTCTAGTTTAAGTGTTCCAAGTTCAGATCCTGGCCTTTGCAATACCACAAACCCAGACTGCTCCCCTTTTAGATTAATAGTGGTCCCTGGAAAAACATATCGATTGCGAGTTTCCAGTTTGACCTCTTTGTCTGCTCTCAGCTTCCAGATTGAG GGCCATAATTTGACAGTAGTTGAAGCGGATGGGCATTATGTTGAGCCATTTGTTGTGCAAAACTTGTTCATATACTCGGGGGAAACCTACTCGGTTCTAGTAAAAGCCGATCAAGATCCCACCACAAATTATTGGATCACATCAAATATTGTAAGTCGACCAGCGCCCAACACTCCTCCAGGTCAGGGAGTTTTGGTTTACTATCCAAATCATCCAAGGAGATCTCCTCCGACAATCCCTCCGGCAGCCCCCGTCTGGAACGACAGCCGCCCTCGGATGGCACAGAGTCAAGCCATTAAAGCTCGCCGTGGTTACATCCACATTCCTCCTGCAGTCTCCGACAGGGTCATAGTTTTCCTCAACACACAAAACGAGATAAACGGAAGAAGACGATGGTCGGTTAACAATGTGTCGTTCACGCATCCCCACACGCCTTACTTGATTGCACTCAAGCACAATTTAACCCAAGCTTTCGATCAAAACCCACCTCCCGATGGCTACGATTTCCTCAACTATGATATCTACGAAAGGCACCCAAATGCAAACACTACTTCAAGTAATGGAATTTACAGGCTGAATTTCAACTCCACTGTGGATATTATACTTCAGAATGCAAACACCATGAATCCGAAAAACAGTGAGACGCATCCATGGCATTTGCATGGCCATGATTTCTGGGTTTTAGGGTACGGAGAAGGGAAGTTCGATATGTTCAATGATCCCAACAAGTACAATTTGGTGAATCCGATTATGAAGAACACGGTGCCGGTACATCCTTTTGGATGGACGGCTCTGAGGTTTAAAGCAGATAACCCTGGGGCCTGGTCATTCCATTGCCATATAGAATCCCATTTCTT